GCCTCGTCCCAGTCGGTCTCCCGCGGGTGCTTCTCGCACTCGTACAGCAGCAGCGTCTTCATGTGGTAGTTGTTGAGGGGCTGCCCGGGCAGCTCCAGGTGCCGGTCGCGCAGCGTTTTCAGCACCGAGAGGCACTTGTTCCTGCAGCCGCCCATCAGCAGCCGGTTCTCGGCCTCGCCGAACTGCAGCACCCAAGCGTCGCTCTCGGCCGAGCTCTGCTTGCCCGTCAGCGAGTAGCACTCCTTGGAGAGCAGGTTGAAGCCCTCCGCCTTCACCTCCGCCACCCGGTTGGGGCCGGGCCAGGGGATGTGGGGCATGGGCCACTGCGCCGCGCTGCGCGGCCAGATCCCGGTGCACTTGAAGGCGGGCGTGATCTGCACCACGTACCGCTCCCGGATGCGCAGCTTCACCTCGCTCGTGTCCGCGATCATCTTCACCACGTCCCGGTAGCTGCACTTGTCCACGGCCTGGGCCACCAGCGTCTGGAAGCGGGAGCGGATCTTGCGGGCGGACAGGTAGCCCGAGGCGGTGATGAACTCCACCCAGAGGGACATGCTGCGCTTGCGGCCGTCGCTCAGCTTGAGCACGGCGCAGCCCGGCAGGGAGCCGTCGTCCACGAAGTTGAAGACGCCCATCTGGTTGAGGTAGAGCACCACCTCAAACTCGGTGGGCGAGATCACCTCCAGCCCCTCGTAACGGGCGTCGATCTCGCTCAGGGAGCTGATGAAGCGCGGCTCCTGCACCTCCACCTCCTTCAGCACGTCCGACACGACCTTGCACACCTCCCGGATGGTCTTGGCGATGGCCGCCTTGCGCGCCTGGCAGCGCTCCGTGTAGTATTTGTTGAGCTGGTAGACCAGCTTGGCCTGCGCGGCGATCATGTTGGGGCACAGGTCCGGGCTGTACACCGGGCTCTCGCAGTACGTTGAGGGATCCAATGCTTTAGCGGTGGCTGCAGCTTTGCGGAGGGCACCGGCCAAATCGCAGACCCCCACCCCCTCCGGGAAGAAGGCGGCAGCGGCGCGCCAGTGAGAGCAATTAACAAAATCGGGGAGGACGACGAAGCACAAAGGAGCGAagcccagcgctgccccggcgaggaggaggaggagtgcgAGCCGCAGGCGAGCGGGGCTGGGCGGTGGCGGtgccggggcggcgggcagcccccgcGGGCTCCCGGAACGCAAAGTTTTGGGTGGCGGTGGGGGCAGGGAGGTCTGCGCTGCCCCTGCGCTCAGGCGCCCACCCCCCGCGCAGCgacaaaaatgctgtttcaatagttcatggaaaaaaacccacaaaaacaaaaaacaaaacccaaacaaacttCCCCAGGACTCGCAGAAGGTCCCCGCAGAAAAGCCGGTCGGCGGCGAAGTTTAAAACCGCGCACGATACGAGAGGAGAAGAATGCGAGCAATGCCCAGAGCGGAAGAGTGAactctctgtctgtctgtctctctgtttgtctgcctctctctctctctttcagtcCGTGGCACCGCCAGAGATGTGCATGAGTTTGGCTGCCGCTCTCTCAGACTGTCAGGGGGTGTTGCTgatttcccttttcctgctggAGGCGTTGGCTGAACCCGGCTCTGTGGCTTTCTCTATCTTTGCGCGCAGACGTGTGCACTTGGTCTGTGATCTCTCATTCCTGTCCTGCAGCGCTATATAGATTGCTCTGAGATAGATACAGATAGAGGTTGgctgttggttgtttttttctttgcacagaCTGTTTTATCCTGAGCGGGAGGAGGGCGTAGCTGCTGTGCCCGGGAtggcttctcctccccctccccacccgaGGCTCTCACTTTCTGCGCCTCTCCTCCGCCGTGTGCCCGTCTCTCTCCGGCGGTGCCGCCGGGCCCTGTAGTTTATGAATGgggccggggcgcgggcggggggcggagcCCCGCCTCCTACAATCGCCGCCGAGCTGTCAGCGGCGCGGCCAATCGCGGCGGCCGGCGGGCACGGCCGGCGCGGGGGCGCGCACACGCGCCCGCGCGCTCactcctgcctccttccccggcggccgcggggcagGGGCGCCCCGTCCGCTCCGCGCTGGCGTTAAAGCCGGGCCGGgaggggggagccggggggtgcggggggctgtGAGCGTCCTGGGACCCGGCGCGGGGTGGGGAGGAGCTGTAACTTTGCTGTGGCGGCCGGGTGAAGGGTGAGGGGAGCTCGCTGCTCCCTCGGCTCGCTGCGAGGAGACCCAGCGGCAGTGCCGGTGACTGAGGGGAAGCGGGGAGAGGCGTGCCGGTGCTTCACCGCAGGCATCAATCTTCCTTCGCTAATGTCGGGCTGCAGCAGTGAAAGTGAGAGCGTCACTGGAGCACAATTGCACACCTTGTTTTACTGCCCTCAGTCAGTGCCGCAGTCACCTTAATTTAGATAAATCTCGTGCCATAAAGTTCTGTTCATCCTCCTAAAGCGTAGGATGGAGTTATTCGAAAGGAAACGATGTTTTATGCAAGTTTGTATTAATAAGAATGTTGAATGATTTGGACATAAAACTGTAGCGATGTTATGTCAGTTCGGAAGGAGCAGCTCGCTCGCACTGCTCTCACCCCCCGGGCTGTACCTGCTGCAAAACCACAACAAGTGTTTCTCTTGCAGAAACTTAGGCTGGCGGGGAGACACCCTCCCCATCCTCCTTGCTCGGGCCAAGGGTGCGTGTTTCCGCAGCGGCTTCGCCCTCCCCCGGGCCGTGCAGCCCCTCCGCGGGTCCCTGCTGCGCGGGGGCGGCTCTGGCAGCCCGGCTGCCGCCCTGGGAGCCCGGCCGGCGCCCCGTTCACACGCGATGCGCCCCTCGTCTTGCGGAGCCTCAGTTGAACCAGCTCGCAGCGCTTGGGCTCGGGTTCTCGTTCTTTGCTCCTTTCGCTGCAGCTGGctgattttaataaagaaaatatcgCCGTCTGTTTTCCGTGTGCGTTTAAATTAGAAACATGTCTTGTGCCGACCGTACCACTGCGCGCTGGAAGAAGTAAGTACGGACGTGCCCGGcgccggggctggtggggctcCGTTCTCCCCCAGGAGAGGATCGGCTCGTTGTTTCCCCCGATGCCGCCGGGGCAGTCTGCGCCCGGGGCTAGGTGGGGGCACCCGCGGTGCCCGGTGCTCGGTTgggcccgggcgggcggcggtgTCAGGTGTCGCCGCCGGGCTCGGCCCGTCAGGAGGGAGCCGAGCCCAGGGAAGGCTCCGAAGAGAGCAGCTTCAAAGgggtgggggacaggggggCAGGCTGCGACGAGGGGAGAGCCGCTGGCTCGCAAAGGCGCTGGCGCCGCTGCTCTCACGGTCTCTAGGCGTCCCGGGGATGCGCGGGCTGGAGCGGGGCTTTCCGCCCCGGGGCGCGGGTAAGTGCCCGCGgacctgccccctccctggggcCGCGGCCGGACCCGCTCAAGGTGCTCAGAGGCCCCTTCGCTGCGTCCGGGCCGGGCGCGGGCGGCAGCACCGGGCGGGCATCGTTGTGCTTCGCCTGCGCGGAGCGTCTCTCCGGGGCTCGGCTGGCCGGGCGGAGCTGCGAGGGTCCTGCGCCTCGTCTCCGCAGGCTCCCCGACAAGCGGAAGAGTTAGTTAGGGCTTGGGCTCCCTTTCACAAGCCCCGCCGAAGCTCCCGGCTCTCGGAGCGGACCGGGGTGCACTGGCAGCCGGgctgccttcccttctccccgGTCCGGCGAGGGGTTCTGCACATCGACCCTCCGAGCAGTAGCGGGCAGGGAAAGGCTCCGCGGGGTTTCGCTTCCAGCAGAGCGCGGGGATGTCCCGCGTCCCGGGCGCGGAGGAGACGCCGGAGCCGTCGGGCGGCCCGGGCAAGGGTGGGGGGACGCGCTTTCGTGTTTTCAGGG
The sequence above is drawn from the Nyctibius grandis isolate bNycGra1 chromosome 6, bNycGra1.pri, whole genome shotgun sequence genome and encodes:
- the MAB21L2 gene encoding protein mab-21-like 2, translated to MIAAQAKLVYQLNKYYTERCQARKAAIAKTIREVCKVVSDVLKEVEVQEPRFISSLSEIDARYEGLEVISPTEFEVVLYLNQMGVFNFVDDGSLPGCAVLKLSDGRKRSMSLWVEFITASGYLSARKIRSRFQTLVAQAVDKCSYRDVVKMIADTSEVKLRIRERYVVQITPAFKCTGIWPRSAAQWPMPHIPWPGPNRVAEVKAEGFNLLSKECYSLTGKQSSAESDAWVLQFGEAENRLLMGGCRNKCLSVLKTLRDRHLELPGQPLNNYHMKTLLLYECEKHPRETDWDEACLGDRLNGILLQLISCLQCRRCPHYFLPNLDLFQGKPHSALESAAKQTWRLAREILTNPKSLDKL